One genomic segment of Brassica napus cultivar Da-Ae chromosome A3, Da-Ae, whole genome shotgun sequence includes these proteins:
- the LOC106438920 gene encoding uncharacterized protein LOC106438920 gives MVLHVMLGELVSLNMSNGVGEGGRSQSRESHGKRRELFQSNDFAYALARMAVAQICENVEVNVSQKGVRFSSFQESALDTLTCVAVQYIQSIGKSAQVYANVAGRVEGNSLDIVQALEDLGSGSGVSDGECCLGDFGIVKDVIRYTGEEEEVPFVYDLPRFPINKEKRGAPSFSEVGAEPPYEHIPVWLPAFPETNVGTIEGNGPSLPSIQHSFNGGGLEVLKSPKSARNSTQGEEEMEGNPFLAAPLRFVENEVSPVVRLLELSNEVVGINHVSDKHTSNNNSHIPVLETSTPCDDINNKNKLSESEDGKKKGGARPQQTLLCFKIGTLKRPSCLAIKGSVQGRRWFQEGEVKREKKSETEENGERFDLANLGPDVVI, from the coding sequence ATGGTTCTACATGTTATGTTGGGTGAACTTGTAAGTTTGAATATGAGCAATGGAGTTGGGGAAGGTGGAAGAAGTCAGAGCAGAGAATCACACGGCAAGAGAAGAGAGCTTTTTCAAAGCAATGATTTCGCGTACGCCTTAGCGAGAATGGCTGTGGCTCAGATTTGCGAGAATGTAGAGGTTAATGTGTCTCAGAAGGGGGTTAGGTTTAGTTCTTTTCAAGAATCTGCTCTTGATACGCTAACCTGCGTAGCGGTTCAGTATATCCAGAGCATTGGGAAGTCTGCTCAGGTTTATGCTAACGTGGCCGGTAGAGTAGAGGGTAATTCTCTGGACATTGTTCAGGCATTAGAGGATTTGGGATCTGGTTCTGGTGTTTCAGACGGTGAGTGTTGTCTTGGTGATTTTGGTATAGTCAAGGATGTTATTCGTTATACaggagaagaggaggaggtgccGTTTGTTTATGATCTTCCCCGTTTCCCGATTAATAAAGAGAAAAGAGGTGCTCCTAGTTTCTCTGAGGTTGGAGCAGAACCTCCATATGAACACATCCCTGTTTGGCTTCCTGCATTTCCCGAAACTAATGTAGGCACAATCGAAGGAAATGGGCCATCTTTACCGAGTATACAGCATTCTTTCAATGGTGGTGGGTTAGAAGTACTCAAATCTCCAAAGAGTGCTCGAAATTCAacacaaggagaagaagaaatggaAGGTAATCCGTTTCTTGCCGCACCTCTTCggtttgtagagaatgaagtgtCACCTGTGGTCCGCCTTCTGGAGCTTTCAAATGAAGTTGTTGGCATCAATCACGTTTCTGATAAGCATACAAGCAACAACAACAGTCACATCCCAGTTCTTGAGACATCTACTCCATGTGATGATATCAACAACAAGAACAAATTATCTGAATCAGAGGATGGAAAGAAGAAAGGTGGTGCAAGACCACAGCAAACTTTGTTGTGTTTCAAGATTGGGACTTTAAAGAGACCTTCGTGTTTGGCAATAAAGGGGAGCGTCCAGGGACGTCGGTGGTTTCAAGAAGGTGAAGTCAAGAGGGAGAAGAAGTCAGAAACCGAAGAAAATGGTGAAAGATTTGACTTGGCAAATCTCGGCCCAGATGTTGTTATATAG
- the LOC106438919 gene encoding protein LONGIFOLIA 2-like, which translates to MSAKLLYNLSDENPNLNKQFGCMNGILQVFYRQHYPARPVSGHVEKSLPSGERKDLVSEINMESDKETERITKKKKKKSAVKDKHRVSSESSSRPSFSSSPRSSSFSSAEISTATSQFDQPGENLTREQLNAGPMMPFDIKELVKGSINREVRSRRDETTAAFTQHQQQPNSARASMMLLKEASLRSPSRSSSEWNEGRGMAARLRESPRFSYDEREMRNKTGSKLKETPRLSLDSRSSCPPEEPVTMSHRRSNSSVVAKLMGLEVIADNFDTEQRNENRFCDSPRPMSRVEPTSLGRSRSVGSIKKLPAASKFPLEPAPWKQMKAGDAALTVYGEIQKRLTQLEFKKAGKDLRALKQILEAMEKTQQLMDGSKDNRTQQPVPPATSPAMNFRPSSIVVMKPAAPVSTSLPNVNVGNPRQIRKVTSGKQNAMDLTPRPGLYKSQQESTKSTSPKTLRSRQVLVADSSSMTKSGRSQQQSVSPRRQPKKLGFERQSPPTTPKSEPGKIQRQLGRQQMESVSPRRKQGIKPRSTLQQPDERLGHASSDLRSLRTDSSISLGSSADIEVTSRHRLERNCGFPELHTPNQKSPDFGIRQDRPSLKPLKVTVEQPSPVSVLDAAFDEEDSPSPVRKISLSFKEDDALRSEESVWIKKPASVCRSIILPENNRGPTQPDSELLKCFSEEDASGDHKYISEILLASGLLRDLEYSMISIQLNKARLPINPGLFFILEQNKGMGLRQHQTDPTEIIRRKLIFDTVNEILAQRFTAEGCTKPQLTANPISTMENISKGEQLLKTLCLEIDRLQENNSQCILEDDKEDLIWNDLQCHGMNLKAFEGETPGIVLDIERMIFRDLVNEVCFC; encoded by the exons atgtcTGCAAAACTTCTGTATAACTTGTCAGATGAGAATCCAAATCTAAATAAACAGTTTGGATGCATGAATGGGATCCTTCAAGTGTTTTACCGGCAACATTATCCGGCGAGACCAGTCTCCGGCCATGTAGAAAAGTCTTTGCCTTCAG GAGAAAGAAAAGATCTTGTCAGTGAAATTAACATGGAAAGTGATAAAGAAACG GAGAGGAttaccaagaagaagaagaagaagtctgcAGTGAAGGATAAGCATAGAGTCTCTTCTGAATCTTCTTCACGGCCTTCGTTTTCCTCTTCTCCACGCTCCTCCAGCTTCTCTTCTGCAGAAATCAGTACCGCAACTTCTCAATTCGATCAGCCTGGTGAGAATCTGACCAGAGAACAGCTCAATGCTGGACCGATGATGCCGTTTGATATAAAGGAGCTTGTGAAAGGCTCTATTAATAGAGAAGTGAGAAGCAGACGTGACGAAACGACAGCAGCGTTCACTCAGCATCAGCAGCAGCCAAATTCAGCTAGAGCTAGCATGATGCTTCTCAAAGAAGCATCATTGAGATCACCATCTCGGAGTTCTAGTGAGTGGAATGAAGGTAGAGGAATGGCTGCTAGGCTCAGGGAGAGTCCTCGCTTTTCATATGATGAGAGGGAGATGAGAAACAAGACAGGCTCCAAGTTGAAAGAGACACCGAGGTTGTCATTGGATAGTAGATCAAGTTGTCCACCAGAGGAACCGGTAACAATGAGTCACAGGAGATCAAACTCAAGCGTGGTGGCCAAACTGATGGGACTTGAAGTCATTGCAGACAACTTCGATACCGAGCAGAGAAACGAGAACCGGTTTTGCGACTCCCCAAGGCCAATGTCCCGAGTAGAACCAACATCTCTAGGGAGATCTAGAAGCGTTGGCTCAATCAAGAAGCTACCTGCTGCTTCTAAGTTTCCATTGGAACCAGCTCCATGGAAGCAAATGAAAGCAGGAGACGCTGCACTGACAGTTTACGGCGAAATTCAGAAGAGGCTTACGCAGTTGGAGTTCAAAAAGGCGGGGAAAGATCTCAGAGCTCTTAAGCAAATACTTGAGGCTATGGAGAAGACGCAGCAGTTGATGGATGGAAGCAAAGATAACAGAACACAGCAGCCAGTTCCACCAGCAACAAGTCCAGCCATGAACTTCAGACCTTCATCGATCGTTGTAATGAAACCTGCAGCTCCAGTTTCCACTTCACTGCCAAATGTCAATGTTGGCAACCCCAGACAAATTCGAAAAGTCACCTCGGGGAAGCAGAACGCAATGGATTTAACCCCACGGCCAGGCCTTTACAAGAGCCAACAAGAATCGACCAAGAGCACTAGCCCAAAAACATTGAGGTCGAGGCAAGTTTTAGTGGCGGATTCTAGCTCAATGACCAAGTCAGGTAGGAGCCAACAGCAAAGCGTTAGCCCAAGAAGGCAGCCCAAAAAGCTCGGGTTTGAGAGGCAGTCCCCACCCACTACTCCAAAATCAGAGCCAGGCAAGATCCAAAGGCAGCTCGGTAGACAGCAAATGGAGTCAGTCTCACCGAGAAGGAAACAGGGGATAAAACCTCGTAGTACTCTTCAGCAGCCTGATGAACGATTAGGCCATGCAAGCAGTGACTTGAGAAGTTTAAGAACTGACAGCAGCATAAGCTTGGGATCGAGTGCTGACATCGAGGTTACAAGCAGACATCGGTTGGAGAGAAACTGTGGCTTCCCAGAGCTGCACACCCCAAATCAAAAG AGTCCAGACTTTGGAATCAGACAAGACAGACCATCTCTTAAACCTCTGAAAGTTACCGTTGAACAACCGAGCCCTGTTTCAGTTCTTGATGCAGCCTTCGATGAAGAGGATTCACCATCCCCTGTGAGGAAGATATCCCTTAGTTTTAAAG AGGACGATGCTCTGCGTTCTGAAGAATCTGTGTGGATAAAGAAGCCTGCGAGCGTCTGCAGATCGATAATATTGCCTGAGAATAACCGAGGTCCAACGCAGCCAGACTCTGAACTCCTCAAATGCTTCTCTGAAGAAGATGCAAGCGGCGACCACAAGTACATCTCGGAGATATTGTTGGCATCAGGGCTTCTAAGAGATCTTGAATACAGTATGATAAGCATTCAGCTAAACAAAGCACGTCTCCCCATCAACCCTGGACTCTTCTTCATCCTGGAACAGAACAAGGGCATGGGATTAAGACAACATCAGACAGATCCGACAGAGATAATCAGGAGAAAACTCATCTTCGATACCGTTAATGAAATTCTAGCTCAGCGGTTCACTGCAGAAGGCTGTACCAAACCACAGCTAACTGCAAATCCAATTTCAACAATGGAGAATATATCAAAAGGGGAGCAACTTCTGAAGACGCTGTGTTTGGAGATTGATAGGCTACAAGAGAACAACTCACAGTGTATCTTGGAGGACGACAAGGAGGACCTCATATGGAACGACCTGCAATGTCACGGCATGAACTTAAAGGCGTTTGAAGGTGAGACCCCAGGGATAGTGTTAGATATTGAGAGGATGATTTTCAGAGACTTGGTTAATGAAGTTTGCTTCTGTTAA